In Phycisphaerae bacterium RAS1, the genomic window GGCCAGCAGGAAAACCAGCCCCGCTCCAGGCGAGAGCCCTTCGCGGATGAGCACGGCCACCATCGGCGTCGACGCCGAGGCGCACACGTACATCGGCACGCCGGCGGCCAGCATGATCAGCGGCGCCCAGGGCGAGTGCACGACGTCGCGCATCGGCTCGTACGCCGCGAGCATGACCGACAGGGCGCCCGCGAGCAGGAATCCGACCGCCAGAAAGCCGGCCAGGTCGTCGAACATGTCGAACGCCCCGTATCGCAGACCTTCCAGAACGCGCGCCGGCAGCGATCGCGGGTGGCGCTCTGCCGATTCTGACGAGCAGCATGAACGTGCCGGCTCATTCGCCGGCGGCGCCGTGACCGTCGATGGGCGCGTCGAGCAACAGCTCGCCGCCGGAGCGACGGCAAGCGTCGGCGTGGCCGCGGCCGGCTTGGCGGAACAACAGCTCGCGCCCGCCGTCCGCTCTTCGGTACGAGATGCGGCGGTCGCCGGCTCGTCTCGCGCGTCCAGAAAATTCTGGACGATTCCGCCGACGAACGCAGTAAAGAATGCCGCCACCGGCCGGGCGATCGTCATGATCGGGTCGAGCAGGGCCCAGGTGACGGAAATCGAGTCGATGCCCGATTCGGGCGTTGAGATCAGGAACGCGGTTGTGGCGCCCTTGCTGGCCCCGGCCTTTCGCAGTTCGGATGCGACCGGCACGACCGAGCACGAACAGAGCGGCAGCGGGACGCCGATCGCGGCCGCGTTGAACACGCTCTTCCAGTTGCGCCCGCCGAGCCATTTCTTCAGCCGGTCGGCGGGCAGGAAGACGTGAATCAGGCCGGCGAGCAGGAAGCCGGCGACGAGGTATGCGGCCGACGCGAGGACCAGGTTCCAGGTTTCGGAGAGGATGGAGAGAATGACCGTCATGTATCGCGTCCGCTCACGCCGGCGTGATTATAGCGGGCACACGCGCGCGGCTACTTCTTCTCCGGCGGCGGCGGCTCGCGCAGGACTTCCTTGATCGCGCCGCGCACGAAGCGGATCTTCACGTTGCTGGATTCGTCCACCTTGAGCGTGACTTCGTTATCGCGCACGTCCACGACCGTGCCGATGATCCCGCCGATGGTCTGCACGCGGTCGTTTCGCTTCAACGTGTTGATCATGTCCTGATACTTCTTCTTCTCACGTCTCTGTCCGCGAAGCATGAACCACCAGATGATCGCGATCGGAAGCAGTAGAGGGAGAATCTGGCGGAAGAACACCTCGGCTCCCGACATCGGGGTCGGGGCCGTGGCGGTCGGCTGCGTGGTCTGTGCCAGCGTCAGGCTGAGCGTGAGTATTTCGATCATTTCCATTCCCGAAGCGGGCCGGCGGCCCGACACACTGTTGTTTCTCGAATCGCGGCGTTCGCTACACGACTGTGAGCGATTTCGCGCCACGGTCGGAACGCGAAGCGCAAGCGAGCGTACGCGGCGGTAGGCGCTCGCTTGCGCTTCGCGTTCTGAAATGTGGCAGCCAACTCGCGCACGTTGGATTAGTCGTATTCGCTATTCGACATTCGAAATTCTGCATCGACATACGCCGCCATCCACGCGGCGAAGACATCGCGCTCGATCGCCTCGCGCATCGCGCGCATCAGCGATTGATAGAAGGCGAGATTATGCAGCGAAACCAGCGTCCCTCCAAGGAGCTCCTCGCACATGAACAGGTGCCGCAGATACCCGCGCGAGAAATTCCGGCAGCAGTAACACCCGCACAACGGATCAAGCGGGCCGCTGTCCAACTTGTGAGCCGCATTCCGCAGCCTCGTCACACCCCGGCTGGTGAACGCGTAGCCCTTGCGACCGTTTCGCGTCGGCAGAACGCAGTCGAACTGATCCACTCCGGCGGCGACCGCCCGCACGATGTCGATCGGCCGGCCGACGCCCATCAGGTAGCGCGGGCGGTCGGCGGGCAAACGGTCGGCGAAGGCGTCCAGCAGGGCCCACATCGCCGGCGGCGGCTCACCGACCGACAGGCCGCCGATCGCGTAGCCGTCGAAGCCGATTTCAATCAGCTCGTCGATGCAGCGCTGCCGCAGGTCGAGATCAAGGCCGCCTTGCACGATGCCGTACAGCGCCTGATCGCGGCGGGCGTGAGCCTCCTTGCTTCGCCGCGCCCAGAGGATCGTCCGCCTTACCGCGTCGCAGACACGGTCATCGCCCTTCCCACGTCCCCACGTTCCCACGTTCTGTTCGCCCAGCGCCGGGCACTCGTCGAACGCCATGATGATGTCCGCCCCCAGCGCGTTCTGCGTTTCGATCGAGCACTGCGGCGTGAGGCGGACCGGACTGCCGTCAATGTGCGAACGGAATTCGACGCCGTCGTCGTCGAGCCGCCGCAAGTCCGCCAGCGAGAAGACCTGGAAGCCGCCGCTGTCGGTGAGCATCGGGCCGTTCCAGCCGCTGAAGCGCTGCAGACCGCCGAGCTGAGCCACGACGCCGGGACCGGGGCGCAGCAGCAGGTGATAGGTGTTGGCGAGGATGATCTGCGCGCCTCCGGCGGCCACCTGCTCGGGCGTCAGGCTCTTGACCGTGGCGCGCGTGCCGACCGGCATGAAGGCGGGTGTATCGATCGGGCCATGCGGCGTCTGGATGCGGCCGCGGCGGGCGCGGCTGCTGCGATGAGTGACGGTGAAGGAGAATTCAGGGCACACGATCGAGCGGCACACAGTTGGGTGGGGCGTCGGGTGGCACGGACAAGCCGTCGCGCCAAGAAAACGGCATCTGTCGTCCGGCGTTGCCGCGACGGCTTGTCCGTGGCGTCGCTCGCGCTGCCCGGCTGACCGGCTAGAAGCCGATAGCACAAACGACCGGAGCGCGATGCTATTCGGGTCGCTTGGCGGGGAGCTGCAGGCCGAAGTCCTGAATCCGCGCCTTGATTTCGTTCAGCGACGTGACGCCGAAGTTTCGCGTCGAGAGCAACTCCTGCTCCGAATGCGTCACCAGGTCCGCCAGCGTATTGATGTTCAGGCGCTGCAGGCAGCGCCGGGCGCGGACCGACAGGTCCAGCTCCGAGACGGACTTGGACAGCACCGCTTCCCGGCCGGGCGGGATCACCGGCTTGGGCGCGATGGCTTCCTGCACGGCGGCGACGTCGATCTCGGCTACGTCCTGGCCCAGGCGCAGGTTTCGCTTGGCGAGCATGGCCTTGATCTCAGTCAGCGACGTCTCGCCGAAGTTCTTGAACGCCATCAGCTCGGCCTCGCTGAGCTTGATCAGCTCGCCGAGCGTCTGGATGCGCATCTTCTTCAGGCAGTTGCGGGCGCGGACGGAGAGCTCGAACTCGGTGATGGGCATGGCCATCAGCCGTTCGCGCGGATCGACCCGCTCCCCGCCGACCTCGTCGATCACCATGCTCAGACAGCTTTCCACGTCCTTGAGGAAGAGCCGCGCCCGCGTGTGATTCGGAAAGGCGCGCAGCACGCGCCGCAGGCATTCGAGCGCATCCTCGAAGCGGCCCAGGTCTTCGTACACCACGGCCAGGTTGATCAGCGCGTTGACCGAGGCCCGCGGCTGAAGCGCCAGGCGCTGATACAGCTCGATCGCCTTGGCGTCGTCCCCGCCCAGGTCGTAAAGCCAGGCGCTGCGGAACGCAGCTTCCGCGTGGTCCGGCGAGAGCGCCAGGGTCTTTTCATATTGCTCGACGGCCAGGACGCGGTCGCCGCTGCGCTCGGCGATCAGCCCCTGCACGAAGTACCACTCGCCGCGGTCGCCGCCGCGCGAGGCGTTCTTCTTGACGATTTTCTCGGCGGCGGGCAGGTCGTTGCGGCGGACGTGGGCGGCGGCGACGGCCATATCGACTTCGAACGCGTCCCAGCCGCGATCGGCGGCCTTTTCGAGCTGATCGACCGCGTCGTCCAGCTTGCCGAGGGCCAGCGCGGCCAGGCCGGCGTAAAAGCGGCGCAGGGCGTTGTCCGTGGCTTTGGAGAAGAGGGCATAGGCGTCGGCGTGCCGGTTCAGAACGTAGAGCGCGACGGCCAGACGTAGCACCTCGGTCCCGCCGGCTGCTTCCGCCTGGCGGCGGTAGTCGCTGGTGAGTTGCTCGAAACGCTCGTAGGTCGAGTAGGACGCGTAGGCGGCGTCGGCGTATTGGTCGATGCTTTCCTGCGTAAGCGTCGGGATCGAGAAGAACGCTGCGAGATCTAGCGCCGTATCCGGCATGGTCGATCGTCTCCTGGAGGCGTCGGCGTACCCACTGTCGATTGAACCTTGTATAATAACCGTTTTGCAGCCCCTGGCAACCGGCCGGATGCGGGCCGCCCCCCCTGGGCAGTGCCGTCCCCCCGGTAGGGGGCATCCCGATCGAGGTTGCGATCGGCGGCGTCTTTCCGAACCCGCCGCGCCAAGCGGCGGGGTGACGATTGTTGGCGATCGGCGACGCACAGGCCGCAAACGTCACCCCGCCGCTTGGCGCGGCGGGTTCGGACCGGCGGGCTTCCCGCCCCGGGCAGGAGCGCATGAGCGACGCGAGCCTTGGTTTTCTCGAACGGCTGAAACGGCAGGTGCTCGTCTTCGACGGCGCCATGGGCACGAGCATCCATGCGCTCGACTTGCCGCTGCGCGACTTCGACCATCTCGAAAACTGCTCCGAGGTGCTGAACCTCACCCGTCCCGACGCGGTGGAGCAGATTCACCGCAGCTTTTTCGACGTCGGCTGCGACGTGGTTGAGACCAACACCTTCGGCGGCATGAAGCACGTGCTGGCCGAGTTCGGTCTGCACGAGCGCTGCCACGAGATCAACCTGAAGGCCGCACAGATCGCCCGCCGCGCCGCTGACGCCTGCTCGACAGCGGCACAGCCGCGCTACGTCGCCGGCTCCATCGGCCCCGGCACCAAGCTCGTCACGCTGCGGCAGATTGACTACGACGCGATGCTCGACAGCTACTTCGAGCAGATTCGCGGCCTCGTCGACGGCGGCGTCGACCTGCTCATCATCGAAACCTGCCAGGACATCCTGCAAACCAAGATCGCCATCGAGGCCGCCCGACGGAACTTCGACCGCATCGGGCGCAGGCTGCCGCTCATCTGCCAGGTCACGATGGAAACCACCGGCACGATGCTGGTCGGCACCGACATGGCCGGCGCGCTGGCCGCGATCGAGACGTACCCGGAAGTGGACGTCATCGGCCTGAACTGCGCCACCGGTCCGCAGGAGATGAGCGAGCACGTGCGCTTCCTCGCAAGAAGCAGCTCGCGACCGATCAGCGTCCTGCCCAACGCCGGCCTGCCGCAACTCGTCAACGGCCAGCCCTACTTCCCGCTCTCGGCCGAAGAGCTGGCTCGCTGGCTGAAGGAATTCGTCGAGACGGACGGCGTGCGGATCGTGGGCGGGTGCTGCGGAACGACACCGGCGCATCTGGCGGCGGTCGTGGCGGCGCTGCGCAGCGACGGAGAAAGTAGCGAGTTCAGAGTAGCGAGTAGCGAGTTGAAGACCGAACAGCTCGCCTCTTCAACTCGCTACTCTGAACTCGCTACTCTGAACTCTGCCTGCACCAGCCTCTACAGCGCCGTCCCCTACCGGCAGGACAACAGCTTCCTGATCGTCGGTGAGCGCTGCAACACCAACGGTTCGCGGCAGTTCAAGCGCATGCTGGCCGACGGTGATATCGACGGCTGCGTACAGATGGGCATCGAACAGGTGAAGGAGGAGGGGGCGCACGTGATCGATGTGTGCGTGGACTACGTCGGCCGCAACGGCGCGCCGGACATGCACAAGATCGTCGACCGCTTCGCCCGCGAAGTGACCGCTCCGCTGATGCTCGACAGCACGCAGCTCGACGTGCTCGAAACCGGGCTGAAGCTCGCCGGCGGCAAGTGCATCATCAACTCGGTCAATCTCGAAGAAGGCGAGGAGAAGCTGGCAAAGATCGCTCGGCTCTGCCGCCAATTCGGCGCCGCCGTCGTCGCCCTTACCATCGACGAAGACCCGGTCGAGGCGATGGCCAAGACCGCCGAGCGCAAGCTCGCGATCGCGACGCGGATTCACGACCTGCTCACCCGGAAGTACGGCCTGAATGAGGCGGACATCTTCTGGGATTGCCTGACATTCCCGATCACCACCGGCAACAAGGAAGATCGCCGGCTGGCGCTGGAGACGCTTGACGGCATCGAGCGCGTCATGAAGACGTTCCCGCGCTGCCAGTCAATTCTCGGCCTCTCGAACGTCAGCTTCGGCCTCGACCCGGCGGCGCGCGTCGTGCTGAATTCGGTCTATCTGTCGGAGGCGCTCAAGCGCGGCCTGACCGCGGCCATCGTCCATGCGGGCAAGATTCTGCCGCGCAACCAGATCAGCGACGAGCGCTGGAACGCGGCGCTGGAACTGATCTACGACCGGCACGAGGAGGCCCTGCAGCGTTTCATCGCCCTCTTCACCGCCGGCGAGAAACTGGCCGAGAAGAAAGTGCTGGCCGACCTGCCGATCGAAGAACGGCTAAAGCGGCGGATTATCGACGGCGCCCGCCCGGGGCTGGACGCCGACCTCGACCTGGCGCTCAAGTCATACAAACCGCTCGACATCATCAACAACCTGCTGCTCGACGGCATGAAAGTGGTCGGCGAGCTGTTCGGCTCGGGCCAGATGCAGCTCCCGTTTGTGCTTAAGAGCGCAGAGGTGATGAAAGCCGCCGTGGCGTACCTCGAACCGCACATGGAAAAAGCCGCCGGCCAGACGCGCGGCAAGATCGTGCTGGCGACCGTGCGCGGCGACGTGCACGACATCGGAAAAAACCTGGTCGATATCATCCTGACCAACAACGGCTACACGGTCTACAACCTCGGCATCAAGCAGCCGATCGGAAACATCATCACGGCGCTGCAAGAGCACAACGCCGACGCGATCGGCCTTTCCGGCCTGCTTGTGAAATCCACGCTCGTCATGCGCGACGATCTGCACGTCCTGAACGAGCAGAGCATCACGACGCCGGTGATTCTGGGCGGGGCGGCGCTCACGCGCCGCTATGTCGAGGAGGATCTGCGGGCGATCTACAAGGGCCGGCTCGATTACGCGAAGGACGCGTTTGAGGGGTTGCGGCTGATGGGGGAGATCGTCGGGCGAAGGGAACAGGGAACAGGGAACAGGGAACAGAAAACCGAAGCCGCAGCGCGTGGGCCGACGGGCGCGGCGGACGGGCGGGGCGCGGCGGGGGGCGCGGCAGAACGCGCAGCGCAAGCAAGCGCGGCGGCGATTGCGGCTTCTAGCGGCGGCGCACCACCCGCGGAGGCGCGGGGCGCCACCCAGCTCACGCGCGAGCTGGAGCAGCGCTACGGCCTGGCTCAGATCGCAGAGAGCGAGGAGGCGGAGGCGGCGGCCGTCAAGCCGAGCGAGGCGGACACCGCTGCTGGCGCGGACCGCGGGCGGGCCATCGCGCCGGCGCGCGGCGAGGGCTTGTCCTACGACCATCCGGTCCCGACGCCATCCTTCTGGGGCGCGCGAATCATCGAGGAAATCCCGCTGAAAGCGGCGCTTGGCTACCTGAACGAGATCATGCTCTTTCAGGTGCAGTGGGGCTTCCGCAAGAAGGGCCGGCCGGCGGCCGAATTCAAGAAGTACATCGACGCCGAGGTGCGGCCGATCTTCCGTGAGCTGGTGCAGCGCTGCGAGCGCGAGGACATCATCACGCCGCGGGCGATCTACGGCTATTGGCCGTGCAATAGCGACGGCGACGACCTCATCGTGTACGACGTTCCCGCGTTCCCACGCGTCGAGCTCGCGCGCTTCACATTCCCGCGGCAGAAACACGCGCCTTACCGGTGCCTTTCCGATTTCTGGCGGCCGGCTTCGTCGGGCGTCGCGGACGTCGTCGCCTTCAGCATCGTCACCGCAGGCAATCGCGTCAGCGAAGTCGCGCGTGAGTGGTTCGCGCGCCATGACTATCAACAGTACCTGTTCCTCCACGGCCTCGGCGTCGAAACGGCCGAGGCCCTGGCCGAGTACATCCACAAGCAGATTCGCATGGAACTCGGCGTCGCCGGCGGCGACGCGCGCGAAATCAACAGGCTCTTCCAGCAAGGCTACCAGGGCAGCCGCTACAGCTTCGGCTACCCGGCCTGCCCGCGGCTGGAGGACCAGGCAATCCTGATGAAACTGCTCGCCCCGGAGCGGATCGGTGTGGCGCTTTCCGAGGAGTTTCAGCTTGAGCCGGAGCAGAGCACGAGCGCGATCGTGGCGTATCACCCCGCGGCCAAGTATTTCAATGTGAGGTAGCGCGCCCCGTGCTAAAGAACCCCATTGATCCCCACTGGCAACTCAGCCCGAAGGCCGATGAGTTTGTGCAAAGCGCATGTACGGTCGTTCGGGCGGCGTTGTCATTGCCCATCTGCCCGGAGCATCGCGACCAGTTGATTGACTGGGCGCTTTGGAAGGTGACAGAGGCCGGTGAGAAGTCCAACGACAAGTACAACACGCGCTACTGCTCATTCATGGCGCTCAGGGCGACCAATTGGAAACCGCAGCACGAGCACGTGTTCACCAAGAAATCGCTACGAGATGCGATACTCCAGCGGCCGGCTGACCATGAGAGAATCATGAGAACGGCGGTCGGGTGCGTGGTGACGGTGGACGAACACCGGTTGCTCTCGAAACAGAAAGAGCATCAGGGTTGGGCGCGCTGCGCGGCGGCCGGAGTCCGCGTCTGGGACCGACTCGAAGGACGCGAGATGAAGTTCAATGAGCCAGAGTCGTGAGGCGACCCATCCCGCCGACCCGGGCGCGCCGTGTTCGGCAGGGCTGAGCGACGTAGAATACTCCAGTTGGAGCGAACTGCATGATCCTGCAACGCGTCGCAATCGCGGGAGCGTTGGTCGCGCGCCGTGACCGACGGGCTTCTGAAAAGCGACCAACCGCACGGCGAAACAGAATCGGCCCGCGCGACCGCGGCCGCCGCATGCCACTCGCTGTCTTCGCGCGGGCCGAGGCAGCTCCCGGCTTCATGTACGAACTCGACAAAGGGGTGATCGTCGTGGTTGATGTCCCCGGCATGCCGCACTCGCGCATCATCCGCTATCTTCGCGCCGAGCTTGAGTTCTACGCGCGCTCTCACCCCGGCCGGATTAATCACGTCGCCGGCAGTCTGGACGCCGTCGTCCGGATGCCGGCGCTTCAGTCGGAGCGGCACCCGGACATCACGGTGTATCTGACGCCTCCGCCGCGGCAGAACGAGCAACCCTGGGACGAGTGGGTCGTAGATATCGCGATCGAAGTCGTGTCAAAGGAGAGCCGCCGCCGCGACTATGAAATTAAGCCGGCCGAGTATCTCGCCGCCGGCGTACGCGAATACTGGATCATCGACCCGCTGACGCGCTCGGCGACGATTCACCGGCGCATCGGCGATCAGTGGAGTATTCGGCGGCTGGGGCCGCGCGGCTCTCTTCAATCCCGCCTGCTGCCCGGCTTCCACGTGAAGCTGCCTGCACTGCTGTCCGCCGGCGAGGCGTGACGTGCACACAGACGGCGCATCGAGCCACGCGCACGACATCGCCGCGCGTGCTCATTCTACGGGGTCCTCAACATTCCGGCCGGCCTATCGCCCGTGGAGAGTTTCGCCGCCCGGCCGCACCGACGAACCTGTACGCGGAGCTGACGACATGGCGCAAATCCCGAGCTCATTGCCATATGCCCCGTGTCCTCGCGATTCACGGCGACCACGCATGCCACGCCGTCGCTCCGGCGGAAACCAGATTTTGACGCAATCACCCCCTTCGGATTAAATGAACAGTCTTCGACCGACCCACGCGACTGCCCGCGACGGGCGCGGAGAAACAGGAAGCGCTGTGACGGATTTCTCGGACAGCCGGGTCGCGTGCGAACGCCTGCACGAGGCGGCGAAGCTCAATCGCGAGGACCGCAACCGCGACGGCTCGCTGCTGCGATTCGGTTCCGCCGGCCAGCTCGTCGTGACCGGGGACATGCACGGCAACCTGAAGAACTTCGAGAAGCTGCAGCGCTTCTGCGCCCTCGACCGCAGCCCCGCCCGCTGCGTGCTCCTGCACGAGTTGATCCACCAGGAACCCCAGAACGGCAGCGGCATGGACCTGTCCATCGACCTGCTCGTCCGCGCGGCGGCGTGGAAGACCGAATACCCCGACAACGTCTTCTTCATCCAATCCAATCACGAGCTCTCGCAGTACCGCGGGCACGAAATCACCAAGGGCGGCCGCTGCGTGCTGCTGGATTTCGAGCGCGGCGTCGCCCAGCGCTACGGCCGCAAGGCCGACGACGTGATGGACGCCGTCATGGATTACATCGGCTCGCTGCCGCTGGCGGTGCGCTGCGCCAACGGCGTCTTCATCGCTCACAGCCTGCCCGACCCGCTGGTCATGGATGTCTTCGACGAAACCGTCTTCCAGCGCACCCCCACCGCCGAAGACATGGCGCCCGGCGGCTCGGCCTACTGGCTGGTGTGGGGCCGCTTCCAATCGCCGACGGTCGTCGATTACTTCGCCCGCAAGCTCGGCGTCGATGTCTTCATCGTCGGCCACACGCCGCAGGACACGGGCTACGCGGTCGTCGGGAAGATGATCATCCTCGCCAGCGACCACAATCACGGCGTGTTCCTGCCGCTCGACCTGGGCCGCAAGGCCAGCGTCGAACAGCTCGAGGCGGGGATTCGCAAGTTCGTCAGCGTTGAGTAGCGGGAACCGCTCCACGATCGACCAACATCGACCGCTCGATTCAGAACGCGAAGCGCAAGCGAGCGCAGCCGCGCCCACGCCCGATCGCGGCGGCTGGCGCGTACGGTGGGCCGTGCCCGCCATACGGCACAAGCGCCATGCCGACGCAACGGCCGTCGGCATGGCGACCGGCTCAATCCGAGCCCCAAGCGCAAGCGCGTGGGGATTGAACCGAAAACGTGGCGCTGCGTGCGAAATCCCCTCGCGCTGGCGCTTGGGGCTCTGAGTTTCCCGTGCTCGGCGGCGAAGGCTGGTGGGCACGGCCCACTCTACTGCGGGCTTTGGCTGCCGGGGGGGCGGGGAATGACATCGTCGCAGAGGGGCGGAAGGTCTTTGGTCAAGAAAAACTTGTCTTTGTCCGGGACGGGAGTATTGCCCCAAGCGGATATCTTTCCCCGCTCGATCAGGTAGTAGGGTTCGTTGAACCGAGTTTCGCCTTGCGGCGTTCCGTCAACGAGCGTCCAGTACACGCCGTATGCGACGCCCGGAGATGAGCCCTCGTAAGTCAAAACGACCTCCACTTGCGACGCGCCGCCGGCCGCTTGCGATGGGTGGAGTTCATAACCGGCGGCTGGGGCGCAGGTGGGGAGCATCCAGTACCACTTCGGGCGCAGGCATTCGTGCGAGCCGGGCCGCTCGGATGGCTCCTGCCGGATGTACTCGCTGAGCTGAACGTCGAGCTCGGGTTTGATGGCGAAAACGACGTGGGGGTGGACGAAGTTGGCCACATGCTCAATGCCGCGTTCGTGCAGGAAGTACTGCCCGTTGCTGCCGAGGATCACAAGCTGGCGAGCGCTGGGCAGCCAGGCAAGCGCATCAACATCCAAATCGGCCCATACGGCGAAACGCTGCCGCCAGTCGAAGTCGAATATGGCGATCATCGTCTGCGTGTAGTAAACGTGCTTGAACGCGACGACGATTTCGTCGCCCGGAGGGTCGCTGAATACGTCCGCCAGCAGGACGTGCTCCGCGCCGAAGGTCTTCGGCGCGAAACTCTGCCACCGGCTATTCTCGCGTTCCAGCAGCATGTCGGGAAGGGCGTTTTCGTCCATGTCCAGCACGTCCAGCGGCCGCGAAATGTCGCCATCGGCGTCGACGATGTTCAGCCCGCGCTGAAACGCGCCCGCCTCCGCGGCCATGACTCCGACCAGAAGCGGGCGCCTCGGAACCGTTGCCCGTGGCGGCGCGAGAATCGCGGCGAACCTGAACGTGCCGTTGGTGTTATTGGGATCTCGCGCCACCGCGTGCGATGCGCCGCTAAGCATTACAGCACGCAATTCCTGTCCTTCAGGCGAGATCTCGAACCGATACGGGCGTCTGCTCCAATACCAATCGAGGAGTACGCCCCCGAACACAATCAGCGCACTCGCCAGCGTGCTCGCAATCAGCATCGTCGCCGCCGGCCGCCGGTAGATCCACCGCACCACGCGCGACCACGCCGTCGGCCGCCGCGCCGCAATCGGCTCGCCCGTCAGCATCCGCCGCAGGTCGTCCGCCAGCGCCGCCGCCGAGGCGTAGCGCCGGTCGCGGTCTTTTTCGATCGCCTTGAGCACGATCGTGTCCAGGTCGCCGCGCAGCCGCCGCGCCAGGCGCGGCGGGAGGCCCGCGGCGGCGGAGGGGCGCACGGGCTGCTCGTCGCGGATGATGCGGGCCGCTTTGTAGATGGTGCTGTCGGCGACGCTGTAGGGCGGCCGGCCGGTGAGCAACTCGTAAAGCACGATGCCGAGCGAGTACACGTCGCTGCGCGTGTCGATGCCGTGCGGGTCGCCGTCGCATTGCTCCGGGCTCATGTACTGCA contains:
- a CDS encoding putative permease; protein product: MTVILSILSETWNLVLASAAYLVAGFLLAGLIHVFLPADRLKKWLGGRNWKSVFNAAAIGVPLPLCSCSVVPVASELRKAGASKGATTAFLISTPESGIDSISVTWALLDPIMTIARPVAAFFTAFVGGIVQNFLDARDEPATAASRTEERTAGASCCSAKPAAATPTLAVAPAASCCSTRPSTVTAPPANEPARSCCSSESAERHPRSLPARVLEGLRYGAFDMFDDLAGFLAVGFLLAGALSVMLAAYEPMRDVVHSPWAPLIMLAAGVPMYVCASASTPMVAVLIREGLSPGAGLVFLLAGPATNAATIVVLQKVIGRRGVVVYVAAIAGCALLAGFAVNAIYASLNIAPKALTHVHEHQQGGGATAAASLVGAVILLTLITRGLWNRHFRKLLAPRPAVAAS
- a CDS encoding preprotein translocase subunit YajC, with protein sequence MIEILTLSLTLAQTTQPTATAPTPMSGAEVFFRQILPLLLPIAIIWWFMLRGQRREKKKYQDMINTLKRNDRVQTIGGIIGTVVDVRDNEVTLKVDESSNVKIRFVRGAIKEVLREPPPPEKK
- the tgt gene encoding Queuine tRNA-ribosyltransferase, yielding MPVGTRATVKSLTPEQVAAGGAQIILANTYHLLLRPGPGVVAQLGGLQRFSGWNGPMLTDSGGFQVFSLADLRRLDDDGVEFRSHIDGSPVRLTPQCSIETQNALGADIIMAFDECPALGEQNVGTWGRGKGDDRVCDAVRRTILWARRSKEAHARRDQALYGIVQGGLDLDLRQRCIDELIEIGFDGYAIGGLSVGEPPPAMWALLDAFADRLPADRPRYLMGVGRPIDIVRAVAAGVDQFDCVLPTRNGRKGYAFTSRGVTRLRNAAHKLDSGPLDPLCGCYCCRNFSRGYLRHLFMCEELLGGTLVSLHNLAFYQSLMRAMREAIERDVFAAWMAAYVDAEFRMSNSEYD
- the rpoA_1 gene encoding DNA-directed RNA polymerase subunit alpha yields the protein MPDTALDLAAFFSIPTLTQESIDQYADAAYASYSTYERFEQLTSDYRRQAEAAGGTEVLRLAVALYVLNRHADAYALFSKATDNALRRFYAGLAALALGKLDDAVDQLEKAADRGWDAFEVDMAVAAAHVRRNDLPAAEKIVKKNASRGGDRGEWYFVQGLIAERSGDRVLAVEQYEKTLALSPDHAEAAFRSAWLYDLGGDDAKAIELYQRLALQPRASVNALINLAVVYEDLGRFEDALECLRRVLRAFPNHTRARLFLKDVESCLSMVIDEVGGERVDPRERLMAMPITEFELSVRARNCLKKMRIQTLGELIKLSEAELMAFKNFGETSLTEIKAMLAKRNLRLGQDVAEIDVAAVQEAIAPKPVIPPGREAVLSKSVSELDLSVRARRCLQRLNINTLADLVTHSEQELLSTRNFGVTSLNEIKARIQDFGLQLPAKRPE
- the metH gene encoding Methionine synthase, which produces MSDASLGFLERLKRQVLVFDGAMGTSIHALDLPLRDFDHLENCSEVLNLTRPDAVEQIHRSFFDVGCDVVETNTFGGMKHVLAEFGLHERCHEINLKAAQIARRAADACSTAAQPRYVAGSIGPGTKLVTLRQIDYDAMLDSYFEQIRGLVDGGVDLLIIETCQDILQTKIAIEAARRNFDRIGRRLPLICQVTMETTGTMLVGTDMAGALAAIETYPEVDVIGLNCATGPQEMSEHVRFLARSSSRPISVLPNAGLPQLVNGQPYFPLSAEELARWLKEFVETDGVRIVGGCCGTTPAHLAAVVAALRSDGESSEFRVASSELKTEQLASSTRYSELATLNSACTSLYSAVPYRQDNSFLIVGERCNTNGSRQFKRMLADGDIDGCVQMGIEQVKEEGAHVIDVCVDYVGRNGAPDMHKIVDRFAREVTAPLMLDSTQLDVLETGLKLAGGKCIINSVNLEEGEEKLAKIARLCRQFGAAVVALTIDEDPVEAMAKTAERKLAIATRIHDLLTRKYGLNEADIFWDCLTFPITTGNKEDRRLALETLDGIERVMKTFPRCQSILGLSNVSFGLDPAARVVLNSVYLSEALKRGLTAAIVHAGKILPRNQISDERWNAALELIYDRHEEALQRFIALFTAGEKLAEKKVLADLPIEERLKRRIIDGARPGLDADLDLALKSYKPLDIINNLLLDGMKVVGELFGSGQMQLPFVLKSAEVMKAAVAYLEPHMEKAAGQTRGKIVLATVRGDVHDIGKNLVDIILTNNGYTVYNLGIKQPIGNIITALQEHNADAIGLSGLLVKSTLVMRDDLHVLNEQSITTPVILGGAALTRRYVEEDLRAIYKGRLDYAKDAFEGLRLMGEIVGRREQGTGNREQKTEAAARGPTGAADGRGAAGGAAERAAQASAAAIAASSGGAPPAEARGATQLTRELEQRYGLAQIAESEEAEAAAVKPSEADTAAGADRGRAIAPARGEGLSYDHPVPTPSFWGARIIEEIPLKAALGYLNEIMLFQVQWGFRKKGRPAAEFKKYIDAEVRPIFRELVQRCEREDIITPRAIYGYWPCNSDGDDLIVYDVPAFPRVELARFTFPRQKHAPYRCLSDFWRPASSGVADVVAFSIVTAGNRVSEVAREWFARHDYQQYLFLHGLGVETAEALAEYIHKQIRMELGVAGGDAREINRLFQQGYQGSRYSFGYPACPRLEDQAILMKLLAPERIGVALSEEFQLEPEQSTSAIVAYHPAAKYFNVR